The region ACCACGCACCACCTCACCCTGTACCGCGCGGCGAGCGGTGCGCTGGTCTTCAGCGCCGGCTCGGTGCAGTGGGCGTGGGGACTCGATCAGGAGCATGACGGCGACGGCGCTCCGGCAGACATTCGGATGCAACAGGCTCAGGTAAACCTCCTGGCCGACATGGGCGCCCAGCCGTCGACGCGTGCGGCCGACCTGGTCGCGGCGGCGGCGAGCACCGACACCACCGGGCCGAGCGTGACGGTGACCTCGCCGGCCGCGGGAGCGACAGTGCCGAACGGCTCGACTGTCGTGCTCACCGGTACGGCCTCCGACTCGGGCGTGGTCGCGGGCGTCAACGTGTCGACCGACAACGGCGCCACCTGGCACCCGGCCACCGGCACCACCTCGTGGCAGTACACCTACGTGCAGCACGGTAAGGGCGCGACCCCCGTGCTGGTGCGGGCCGCCGACGACAGCGGCAACTACACGGCAACCGCGAAGACCGTCACCTACAACGTCACCGGACCGTACAGCGTGTTCGGGCTCGAAAACCCGGTCGTCGCCGACGCGGGCGATCCCGACGCCGTCGAGCTCGGCCTGCAGTTCACCCCGACGGCCGACGGCTTCATCTCGGGCGTGCGCTTCTTCAAGAGCGCGGCCAACACGGGCGCCCACACCGGATCGCTGTGGACCGCCGACGGTGTGCGCATCGCGACGGTGAACTTCCAGAACGAGACCGCGTCGGGCTGGCAGAGCGCCAACTTCACGTCGGCCGTCGCTGTCACGGCGGGAACGAAGTACGTCGTGTCCTACCTCGCCCCCAACGGTCACTACTCCGCGTCGAAGTACCACTGGATCAGCCGCCCCGACAACGCGGGGCCGCTCACCGTCGCGGGCGGATTCGCGGCCGAACCGGCCGGCCGCTTCGCCGGGGGAGGCGGATTCCCGGCGCAGCAGTTCGCCCGAACCAACTACTACGTCGACGCCATCTTCGAGACGACCGACAACACGCCGCTGACCGCGGACGACGGGTGGCCGCTCGCCGATTCGACGAGCGTGCCGACCACGACGAGCATCACGGCGACGATGTCGAAACCCGTGACGCCGTCGACCGTCTCGGTCGTGGTCGCTCCTAACGGCGGATCGGCCGTGGCCGGAGCGACCACGTACAACGCCACGACCAAGACCGTGACCTTCCAACCCACCAATCCCCTGCAGGCCGCCACCGCGTACACGGTCACGGTGACCGCCACCGCGACGGGCGGCGGCGCTCTCACCGCCGGCGGGAACTGGTCGTTCACCACCGCCGTCCCGCCGACCCCCGAGGGAGTCTGCCCCTGCAGCGTCTACAACGACGGATCCGTGCCCGGCACGCTGCAGGTCGGCGACGCCAAGCCGGTGACCCTGGGCATGCGCTTCACGCCCAACGCCAACGGCGCCATCACGGCGCTCAAGTTCTACAAGAACTCGGCGAACACCGGCCCGCACGTCGGCACCCTCTGGGCCGCCGACGGAACGTCCCTCGGCACGGCGAACTTCGACGCCGAGTCGTCGGCCGGGTGGCAGACCGCGAACCTGGCGACCCCGGTCTCTGTCTCCGCGGGGTCGAGCTACGTCGTGTCGTACCGGGCTCCCGTCGGTAACTATTCCGCCACGGGGGGCGCGTTCAGCGGCGCGACGGCCCGCGGCCCGCTGAGCATGCCTGCCTCCGCCGGTGTCTTCAACTACGGCACGGCGTTCCCGACGGCAACCACGACCACGAGCTACCTCGTCGACGTCGTCTTCCAGCGCGTCCCCGACCCGTTGACCCTGACCGGCACCATCCCGGGCAACGGCGCGACCGGAGTCTCCCGCTCGTCGACCATCGTCGCCCAGCTGTCGGCGGCGGTCGCCCCCGGCTACTCGCTCACCGCCTCGAGCGGTGGCTCTCCCGTCGCGGGCTCGACCACCATCGCGACCGACGGCAAATCGATCGTCTTCACCCCGGCATCCGCACTGCCCAACGGCTCTGTCGTGAACGTGACGCTGTCCGGGGCCGTATCGACCCAGGGCGCCGCGATGGCGACCAAGAACTGGTCGTTCACGACGGTCAACGAGTCGACGACGACGGTGACCCTGTCGAGCCTCTTCGGAACGGAGACGCCCGCGGTCGCGGCCATCCCCGGCGAGTCGGCGCCGGTCGAGCTCGGGGTCGCGTTCACCCCGTCGACCGCCGGATCGGTCACCGCGATCAAGTTCTACAAGGGCGCGGGCAACGGCGGCACGCACGTCGGCCACCTCTGGTCGCCGACCCACGAGCTGCTGGCGACCGCGACCTTCATCAACGAGACCGCCACCGGCTGGCAGACGGCGCACCTGTCCAACGCCGTTCCGCTCACCGCCGGCCAGACCTACGTGGTGTCGTACTTCGCACCGCAGGGCCACTACGCCTACACGTCGGGGTACTTCTCGTCGCCGAAGACGAGCGGCCCGCTCACCGCCCCGGCCGCGGGCAACGGGCGCTACGTCTATGCCTCGGCGGGCGGCTATCCCTCCGACACCTACGGCGGCAGCAACTACTTCGTCGACGTGGTCTTCGCGGTGACGACGACGACAGGCGGCGGCGCCGGCCCGACGGGCACCACGGAGCCCACGCCCACGCCGACCCCGACCCCGACCCCGACGCCGACGCCGACGCCGACGCCGACTTCGACCCCAACGCCCACTCCGACCCCCGCCGCACCCACCGCCGCGACCCACGCGGGGCTGTTCGCCGGGGACACCCCGCAGACGCCGACCGTCGGCGAGTCGCTGCCGGTCGAGGTGGGCGTCTCGTTCACCCTGTCGGTCGCGGGCGAGGTGACCGCGATCACCTTCTACAAGGGGCCGGGCAACGGCGGCGCCCACGTCGGCCACCTGTGGACGGCCGCGGGCCAGCCGCTGGCGACGGTCGGCTTCGCCGGCGAGACGGATGCCGGTTGGCAGACGGCACCGCTGGCGTCACCGGTCGCCCTGAACGCCGGCCAGACCTACGTGGTGTCGTACTTCGCACCGCAGGGCAACTACTCCTACACGGCGGGCTACTTCCAGACGGCCAAGACGACCGGAGCGCTTACCGCTGCCGCATCCGTCAACGGTCTCTACCTCTACGGGACGGGCGGAGGTTTCCCGACAGACACCTACGGCAGCGCGAACTATTTCGTCGATGTGAATTTCATACCGAACACCTAGCAACTTCTGACTCTCACCCGAAATGAGAAAGAGGACATAAATGACGACACCACTCACCGTTGCGGTCGTGGGGGCGGGCTACTGGGGCCCGAACCTCGCTCGTAACTTCAGCTCGAGCCCCGACTGGAAGCTCCAAGCAATCTGCGATCTCGACGCATCGCGCGCCGCGGCGCTCGCCGAGAAGGTGGGGCATGTCGACGTGCACACCGACCTCGACGAACTTCTCGCCCGCGACGACATCGACGCGATCGCCGTGGCTACCCCGGCCCGCACCCATCACGCGGTCGTGCTCGCGGCACTGCGTGCCGGTAAGCACGTGGTGGTCGAGAAGCCGCTCGCCGACAGCCGGGAGCACGCCTTCGAGATGGTGCGCGAAGCGGAGGAGCGCGGGCTCGTGCTGATGGCCGACCACACCTACTGCTACACGCCGGCCGTGCTCAAGATCCGCGAGCTCGTCGCGGAGGGCGCGCTGGGCGAGGTGCTGTTCATCGACTCGGTGCGCATCAACCTCGGACTCGTGCAGCCCGACGTCGACGTGTTCTGGGATCTGGCGCCGCACGACCTGTCGATCATCGACTTCATCCTGCCCGGCGGGCTGCGCCCCACCGCGGTCTCCGCCCAGGGGGCCGACCCGCTGCGCGCGGGCAAGTCGTGCATCGGCTACCTGACCGTGCCGCTCGAGAACGGCGCGATCGCCCACGTGCACGTCAACTGGCTCAGCCCCACGAAGATCCGCAGCATGGTCATCGGCGGCACCAAGCGCACCCTCGTCTGGGACGACCTCAACCCGCAGCAGCGGCTTAGCGTCTACGACCGCGGCGTCGACCTCGACCAGCAGTCGATCGACGGCAGCGACCGCGCGGCGTCGACGATCTCGTACCGGCTCGGCGACACCTGGTCGCCGGCGCTGCCGGAGCACGAGGCGCTGGGCGCGATGGCGAGCGAGTTCGCCACGAGCATCCGCGACGCCCGACCCGCCCGCACCGACGGTCTCGCCGGCCTGCGCGTGCTCTCGGTGCTCGAGGCCGCGAGCCGCAGCCTCGACACGGGGGGCGCGATGCAACCGGTCGAGACCGACGAACTGGCGGTGGTCTCGTGACCGCCGTCGCGGGGGCCCGCATCCTCGTCACGGGCGGCGCCGGCACGGTCGGTTCGACGCTCGTCGACCAGCTGCTCGAGGCGGGGGCGGCGCAGGTCGACGTGCTCGACAACCTCGCGCGCGGGCGCGTCGACAACCTGTCGGCCGCCCTCGCCTCCGGCCGCGCGCGGCTCGTCGATGGCGACATCCGGGATCGCGACCTCGTACACGACGTGACGCGCGACAAGGATCTCGTCTTCCACCAGGCGGCGATCCGCATCACCCAGTGCGCCGAAGACCCGCGGCTCGCGCTCGAGGTGCTCGTCGACGGCACGTTCAACGTGTTCGAGGCGGCCGCGGAGTACAAGGTCGACAAGATCGTGACCGCCTCGAGCGCCTCGGTCTACGGTCTGGCCGAGGAGTTCCCCACCGGCGAGCGGCACCACCACCACAACAACGACACCTTTTACGGGGCGGCCAAGTCGTTCAACGAGGGCATGATCCGCAGCTTCCGTGCCATGAACGGTCTCGACTACGTGGTGCTGCGGTACTTCAACGTCTACGGTCCGCGCATGGACGTGCACGGCCTCTACACCGAGGTGCTCGTGCGCTGGATGGAACGCATCGCCGACGGCAAGCCGCCGCTCATCTTCGGGGACGGCCAGCAGACGATGGACTTCGTCTACACCGGCGACATCGCCCGGGCCAACCTGCTCGCGGCGGAGAGCGACTCGCGCGAGGGCGTGTTCAACGTCGCGAGCGGCGAGGAGACCAGCCTGCTGCAACTCGCCGAGGCGCTGCTGCGCGCCATGGACTCCGACCTCTCCGTCGAGTTCGGCCCGGAGCGCGCGGTCAACGGCGTCACCCGCCGGCTCGCCGACACCGGGTCGGCCCGACGCGAGCTCGGCTTCGAGGCGAGCACGGGGCTCGAAGACGGGCTGCGCGAACTGGTCGCGTGGTGGCGTCCGCTGCGCGACGAGATTGCCGGCAACCGCAAGGTCGAGGTGACGGCATGACCCGCATCAACGTGATGAAGCCCTGGTTCGGGCCCGAAGAGGCCGAGGCGCTGACCAGCGTCATCGAGTCGGGCTGGGTCGCTCAGGGGCCACGGGTCGCCGAGTTCGAGGAGAAATTCGCGGAGGCCGTGCAGGCGCCCTTCGCGGTGGCCACCTCGAACTGCACGACGGCGCTGCACCTGGCGCTCGTCGTCGCCGGCATCGGGCCGGGCCACGACGTCGTCGTCCCCTCCTTCTCGTTCGTCGCCACGGCGAACGCCCCCACCTACGTGGGCGCCCGCCCGGTGTTCGCCGACGTCGACCCGCTCACGGGCAACGTGACCGCCACCACCCTGCTCGCGGCGCTCACCCCCGAGACCCGGGCGGTGATCGTGGTCGACCAGGGCGGAATCCCGGTCGACCTCGGGCCCATCCGCGAGGCGCTCGACCCGTGGGGCATCGTCGTGATCGAGGACGCGGCGTGCGGCGCGGGCTCGACCTACCGCGGCCGCCCGGTCGGTGCCGGAGCCCAGCTCACCGCCTGGTCGTTCCACCCCCGCAAACTCCTCACGACCGGCGAGGGCGGAATGCTCACGACCGACAACGCCGAGTGGGCGGACCGGGCGCGAAAGCTGCGCGAGCACTCCATGAGCGTCTCCGCCAACCTGCGCCACGCATCCGTTCTCGCTCCCCCCGAGCAGTACACCGAGGTGGGCTTCAACTACCGCATGACCGACATGCAGGCCGCGGTCGGCATCGTCCAGCTCGGGCGTCTGCCGGAGATCGTGCGTCGTCGCCGCGAGATCGTCGCCGCCTACACGGCCGCGTTGGGCGACGTGCCCGGCCTTCGCCTGCTCGGCGACCCGGAGTGGGGCACCAGCAACTTCCAGTCGTTCTGGATCGAGGTGCTGCCCGACTTCCCCGTCGGCCGCGAGGGGCTGCTCGCCCACCTCGCCAAAGACGACATCTCGGCCAGGCGCGGCATCATGGCCGCCCACCGGCAGCCCGCCTACTCGGGCCGCGACACCGGGACCGCCCCGCTGCCCGTCACCGACCGGCTCACCGAGCACACGCTGATCCTGCCGGTCTTCCACCAGTTGACGGATGGCGAGCTGACCCGGGTGGTCGAGTCGATCAGACGCGCCGCCGGGATGCAGGTGCCGCAGCAGCGCAGCGCCGTCGGCGCGGGCGCGACCCCCGACGGGCGGCAGGCGCCGTGACCGACCTCATCGTGCTCGGCGCGAGCGGGCTGGCCAGGGAGGCGCTCGCCGTGGTGCGGGAGACCGGATCGCACACCCCGATCGGTGTGCTCGACGACCGCGTCGGCCACATCGACCAGATGTTCGCCGGACTGCCCGTGCTCGGCCGCATCGCCAACCTCGACGCCCACGCGCGGGCGGACGTGCTCATCTGCGTCGGCTCCGGCGTCGCGAGGGAACGCATCGTCGACTGGCTCGCCCAGACGGGCGTGCGTGGCATCCGCTATGCCACCGTCGTCGACCCCAGCGTGCGCAATCCGGCCCGCTGCCGCATCGGCGCGGGCAGCATCGTCCTCGCCAACGTGACCATCACGGCCGACGCGACGGTGGGCGACCACGTCGTCGTGATGCCGGGGACCACCATCACCCACGACGACGTGGTCGACGACTACGCGACCCTCGCCGCGGGGGTGTCGCTCGGCGGCGGGGTCACCGTCGGCCGCGGCGCCTACGTCGGAATGAACGCCGCCGTGCTGCCGGGCGTCACCATCGGCGTGCGCGCCGTGGTCGGAATGGCGGCCGCGGTGCTGCAGGACGTGCCCGACAACGAGACCTGGGCCGGAGTGCCCGCCCACCCGCTCACCGCGCGGCCGTTGGAGATGACCAGGTGAGGGTCGCGCTACCCCGCGAGGCCGCGCCCGCGAGCGTGACCGTCGTCGTGCCCTGCTACCGGTACGGCCACTTTTTGCGCCGCATCGTCGCGAGCATCCTCGACCAGACCGACGTGCACGCGAGGGTCATCATCGTCGACGACGCGTCACCGGATGATTCGGCCGACGTCGCCCGGACGATAGCGGGCGAAGACGCCCGCGTGTCTGTTTTCGTACACGAGCAGAACAGGGGACACATCGCCACCTACAACGACGGGTTCGCCCTCGTCGAGACCGAGTTCGTCAGCCTCGTCTCGGCCGACGACCTCGTCGCTCCCGGCGCGCTCGGGCGGGCGACCCGCCTGATGACGACCCACCCGACGGTGGGCATGGTCTACGGACCGGTGATCGACTTCGTCGGCGACGACGTGCCGACGGGCGACTACCGCTGGGGGCGCGAGACGTGGAGCGTCTGGGGCGGGCACGACTGGTTCCGCGGCGTGATGCGCCGGGGGACGAACCCGATCCTGTCGCCGGAGGTGGTGATGCGCACGGCGGCGCTGCGCGAGGTGGGGCAGTACAACGCCGAGCTGCCGCACTCCGGCGACCTTGAATACTGGTTGCGTACCGCGGCCCGGTGGGACGTCGGGCGGGTGAACGGACGCGCCCAGGCTTACTACCGGGTGCACGGCGCGAACATGCATCTCGAACACTTCGACGCCACGGCCGAAGACCTGCGTCAGCGGCAGCGGGCGTTCGCCGCGGTCGTCGCGGGTGGTCTGCCGGCGGGCCTCGACGGCGCCCGCGAGTACACCAGGGCCACCAGGGCGCTCGCGCGGGAAGCCCTCGGCGACGCCCGCAGGAGGCTCGACCGCGGTGCGTCCGCGGACTCGGTGCTGCCGCTCGTCGAATTCGCGGAAGCGCAGTTGCCGTCGTTCGACGGAACCCGGCGCGGCCGGGGCGTCGCCGAACGGATGCGCCGCGCCGAAGCCGGACAGACCCCGTCGACGGGGCAGCGGGCGGCCGAGTTCGCCCGCGGCCAGGGCGACCGTGTGCGGTGGAAGAGCCGCAACCTGCTGGGAATCGGCAACATCGCCAAGGCCACGGCCGACAAGACGACAACCGTGGCCGCCTACGCCGCGCGGAAGGACTGACGACAATGACCACATTCACACCGGAGGCCGGCACCGCCCGGCGGGTCGGCGTGCCGATGCTCGACCTCGGCTACCAGAACCGTCAGGTGGCCGACGAGATCGCGGAGGGTTTCGCGCGGGTCATCGAGAAGAACGACTTCATCCTCGGAAGCGACGTCTCCGCGTTCGAGCGTCAGTACGCCGACTACCTGCACGTCGACCACGTCGTCGGGGTGGGCAACGGCACCGACGCGCTCGTCCTCGCGCTGCGTGCCGCCGGCATCGGCGCGGGAGACGAGGTAATCGTGCCGGCGAACACGTTCGTGGCGACGGCCGAAGCCGTCGTGCTCGTCGGCGCCACCGTGCGGTTCGTCGATTGCGGCCCCGACTACCTGATCGACCTCGACGCGCTGCGCGACGCGGTGTCCGCCGCCACCCGGGCGGTGATCGCCGTGCACCTCTACGGCCAGGTGGCCCCCGTGGACGCCATCCGCACCATCGTCGGCGACGACGTGGTGATCGTCGAGGATGCGGCGCAGAGCCAAGGCGCCCGGGCCGGCGAGCGTTGGGCCGGCGCCCTCGGCGATGTCGCCGCCACCAGCTTCTACCCCGGCAAGAACCTGGGCGCGTTCGGCGACGCCGGCGCGGTCATGACGCGTTCCGAGACGATCGCGAACCGGGTGCGGGCCGTGCGCAACCACGGCGGGCTGCGCAAGTACGAGCACGTCGAGATCGGCACCAACTCGCGGCTCGACTCGCTGCAGGCCGTCGTCTTGAGCGCGAAGCTCGCCCGGCTCGACTCCTGGAACGACGAGCGCCGCGCGATCGCGGCCCGCTACACCGAGGCGCTCGCCGCCGTCGACGGCGTCACAGCCCCGCTCACCGCGCCGGGCGCCGACCACGTCTTCCACCAGTACGTCGTCGAGCTCGACGACCGCGACCGCGTGCTGGGCGAGCTCAACTCCGCGGGCATCGGGGCGGGCATCCACTACCCGGTTCCCGTGCACCTGCTTCCCGCCTTCGCGCGTCACTCGCCCGGCGCAGGGGCCTTCCCCGCCGCGGAACGCCAGGCGGGCCGCATCCTCTCGCTTCCCGTCTACCCCGGGCTGACCGAGACCATGCAGGCGGAGGTCGTCGACCAGCTGGCGGCGCGATTGTGAGTACCGAGGGGCTGGGCGACCGGGCCGCGGCGGGGGTGCTCTGGACCGTCCTGCAGAAGTGGGTCGTGCGCCTCGGCGGTCTTCTCACGGTGGCGATCCTCGCCCGCATTCTGGTTCCGGAGGACTTCGGCGTCGTCGCCATCGCGATGACGGTCATCCCGCTCATCTACCTGCTCTCCGACCTCGGCTTCTCGACCTACGTCGTGCAGACCGCGGACGCCTCGCAGAAGGTGTTGAGCACCGCGTTCTGGTATTCGGCCGTCGCCGGCGTGCTCTTGGCCGCCGGGCTGGTGCTGCTCGCGCCCGTGCTCGGCGCCGCGTTCTCGCTGCCGGCGGTGGTCCCGGTGCTCACCGGCCTGTCGCCCGCGGTGCTGTTCGTCTCGCTCGCATCCATTCCGACCGCGCTGCTGCGCCGCCGGCTCGCGTTCCGTGCGCTCGCCCTGCAGTCGTTCGCGGCCGGCGCCGTCGGGCAGGTCACCGCGATCGCCGTCGCGCTTATGGGCTGGGGCGTCTGGGCCCTGGTCTTGCAGCTGCTCGTCAACCAGGCGGTCGTACTCGGCTTCGCGTGGTGGTCGGCGCGCTGGCGTCCCGGCTTCGAGTTCTCCCGCCCCGAGTTCGCCACGATGTTCCGCTTCGGCACCAACGTCGTCGGGGTCGAGCTGGTGGCCCTCGCGCGCCTCTGGGCGGAGACGGCGATCGTGGTCTCCACGCTCGGCGTCACGGCGCTCGGCTTCCTCAACATCGCGCAGCGTCTCATCCAGGCGACCCACGACCTGTCCGCCGCGGCGATCCTCCCGGTCTCCACCGTGGTGTTCTCGCAGATCCGCTCGACGGTCGACCGCCTGCGCGCCGGCTACCTGCGCGCGCTCGGCCTGTCGTACGTCGTGGTCATGCCGGTCATGGTCTTCGTCGCGGTCGGGGCGCCGCACATCATCCCGCTGATGTTCGGTGGTCAGTGGGGTCCCAGCATCGTGCCGGCCCAGGCGCTCGCCGTCGCCGGCATCATGACCCTCGGCGCGATGCTCGACAACGGCCTCTTCTACGGCGTCGGCAAGCCGGGCCGGTGGCTCGCCTACGCGATCGGCATCGACGTCCTCACCGTCGGGACCACCCTGTTCGCCTCGCGCTACGGGCTCGTCGGCATCTCGGTCGGGTTCGTCGGGGTCGCCTTCGTCGCCACCGTCGTGCGCTGGATGCTCGTCGGCCGCCTGCTCGAGACGTCGACGTGGCGGGTCGCGAAGCCGTTCACGCTCGTCTCGATCGCGGGCGCCGTCTCCGCGGCCGGCGGGATAGCGGCGATGGCCCTCTTCGCCGCCCTGCCCGCTTTCGTCGTCCTCCTCCTCGTGGGCGTGGTCGTCGTGGGGCTGCACGTCGGCGTCGTGCGCCTGGTGCAGCCGGCGACGTTCCACGAGATCGTCGGCCTCGTGCGCAGGAAGCTCCGCAGGGGCCGGGTCGTCGCAGCCGAGGGGGTGCCCGCGTGACGAGCGACTTCCGGCGGCGCGTCCTGCTGTCGCTGCAGCGGCGGCTCGCGTGGATTCCCGCTCCGCTGCGGCGGCGGGCGCGCACGCTGCTTGGCCGCGACCTCGAGGCGGCGCCGACCGTCGACGACTGGTCGACGCGCCTCATCGTCGGCCCCGACGACGCCCCCCTGCACTGGCCCGGGCCGACGACGGTGACCCCGGCGACGCGCGCGCCCCGCCCGGCCGCCGCGTCGACCGGCTCCGAACTGCGCTGCCTGCTGCTCACCGAGTCGATCGATGTCTCGGGCATGGACGAGTTCGTGGCCTTCCTCGCGAGGCGGTTGCGTCGCTACGGGATACTCACCGCGGTCATGGTGGGTTCGGATGATCCGGGGAAGGGTATCGGCGCGCTCGGCCACGCACTGCTCGCCGAGGGCGTCACCGTCGTCGATCCCGGCCGCGAAGCCGGCGCGGCGTGGATGCGATCGTGGCGGCCCGACGTCGTCGCCGTCCACGGCTCAGCGGACTGGCCCCTCGAGGCGGCCGCGGAGCTCGGCATCCCCGCGATCGAAACGCTGCACGGCATGCACAACCTCTTCGGTGCTCCGATCGCGGAGGTCGTGCGGCGCAGGAATCTCGTCGCGGGCCTGATCAGCGTGAGCGAGATGGTGCGGCTGCAGTACCTCGCCCTCGACCACGGGCTCGATCCCGAGGCGATCGTCACCATCCCGAACGGCGTCGACTCACACCGGGTGCAGAGCGTGGACCGTGAGCGCGCACGGGGCGCCCTCGGCCTCACCGACGAATTCCTCTTCGTCTCGCTGGCGCGCCACTCGCTGCAGAAGAACGGCTACGCCCTCGCGAGCGCGTTCGACGATGTCGCCGCGGCGGTGCCGGGTACGCACCTGCTGATCTGCGGCCGCTCCGACGACAGGTCGTACACGGGTCAGGTGGCCCAGTTGAAGCAGCGGATGCCCAGCGGTGACCGGCTCCACCTGCGCGGCAATACCCCTCACATCGCCGTCCTGCTCGCCGCGGCCGACGCCTTCGCCCTCGACTCGTTCTTCGAGGGGTGGTCGCTCTCGTCGATGGAGGCTCTCGCCTCGGGGCTGCCGGTCGTCGTCAGCGACGTGGGCGGCGCCAGGGAACAGCTGACCGGCGGCCCCGCCAAAGGGGCGCTCATCTCGAACCCGCTCGGCGATCCGCTGGCCGTCGACTGGCCGTCGATCAGCGCGGCCCGGTTCCGGCGGCAGGTCAACCGGCACGAACTGGTCGAGGCGATGACCGCGCTCGCGCGCGGCACGATGCCGGTCGGCTCACGCGAGGCGATCGCGGCGGACTCGCTCGCCCGCTTCGACGACGAACTCTGCATCAGGCGGCACGCGTCGGCGCTGACCGCGACGGCGAACGGCAGGGCGATCGCCCTGCGGGGGGA is a window of Conyzicola nivalis DNA encoding:
- a CDS encoding DegT/DnrJ/EryC1/StrS family aminotransferase, with the translated sequence MTTFTPEAGTARRVGVPMLDLGYQNRQVADEIAEGFARVIEKNDFILGSDVSAFERQYADYLHVDHVVGVGNGTDALVLALRAAGIGAGDEVIVPANTFVATAEAVVLVGATVRFVDCGPDYLIDLDALRDAVSAATRAVIAVHLYGQVAPVDAIRTIVGDDVVIVEDAAQSQGARAGERWAGALGDVAATSFYPGKNLGAFGDAGAVMTRSETIANRVRAVRNHGGLRKYEHVEIGTNSRLDSLQAVVLSAKLARLDSWNDERRAIAARYTEALAAVDGVTAPLTAPGADHVFHQYVVELDDRDRVLGELNSAGIGAGIHYPVPVHLLPAFARHSPGAGAFPAAERQAGRILSLPVYPGLTETMQAEVVDQLAARL
- a CDS encoding lipopolysaccharide biosynthesis protein, giving the protein MSTEGLGDRAAAGVLWTVLQKWVVRLGGLLTVAILARILVPEDFGVVAIAMTVIPLIYLLSDLGFSTYVVQTADASQKVLSTAFWYSAVAGVLLAAGLVLLAPVLGAAFSLPAVVPVLTGLSPAVLFVSLASIPTALLRRRLAFRALALQSFAAGAVGQVTAIAVALMGWGVWALVLQLLVNQAVVLGFAWWSARWRPGFEFSRPEFATMFRFGTNVVGVELVALARLWAETAIVVSTLGVTALGFLNIAQRLIQATHDLSAAAILPVSTVVFSQIRSTVDRLRAGYLRALGLSYVVVMPVMVFVAVGAPHIIPLMFGGQWGPSIVPAQALAVAGIMTLGAMLDNGLFYGVGKPGRWLAYAIGIDVLTVGTTLFASRYGLVGISVGFVGVAFVATVVRWMLVGRLLETSTWRVAKPFTLVSIAGAVSAAGGIAAMALFAALPAFVVLLLVGVVVVGLHVGVVRLVQPATFHEIVGLVRRKLRRGRVVAAEGVPA
- a CDS encoding glycosyltransferase family 4 protein, coding for MTSDFRRRVLLSLQRRLAWIPAPLRRRARTLLGRDLEAAPTVDDWSTRLIVGPDDAPLHWPGPTTVTPATRAPRPAAASTGSELRCLLLTESIDVSGMDEFVAFLARRLRRYGILTAVMVGSDDPGKGIGALGHALLAEGVTVVDPGREAGAAWMRSWRPDVVAVHGSADWPLEAAAELGIPAIETLHGMHNLFGAPIAEVVRRRNLVAGLISVSEMVRLQYLALDHGLDPEAIVTIPNGVDSHRVQSVDRERARGALGLTDEFLFVSLARHSLQKNGYALASAFDDVAAAVPGTHLLICGRSDDRSYTGQVAQLKQRMPSGDRLHLRGNTPHIAVLLAAADAFALDSFFEGWSLSSMEALASGLPVVVSDVGGAREQLTGGPAKGALISNPLGDPLAVDWPSISAARFRRQVNRHELVEAMTALARGTMPVGSREAIAADSLARFDDELCIRRHASALTATANGRAIALRGELAVTDTALGTIGDNRAG